Genomic window (Zingiber officinale cultivar Zhangliang chromosome 2B, Zo_v1.1, whole genome shotgun sequence):
AATTAACCCAATATAGAACAGTaatcaatattaattaatatatattaacATCATATTATAACAACCACCGTATAAACAATTTATTTCTGATTAATATGAATTATGTTATAATAGTTATGGAATCATAACTAAATCATACTTGCAATAATTGTGCAGCAGTTAACAGCTTTGATCTTGTAGCGGCTACAATAGCGCAAAAAACTAAGGACAATTTCAAAGGCTTCATTTTgataataaatcaaaaagtaAAAAGGAACACTTTGAGTTTTGTTCAATAGAATTCACAAATTACTGCCATCACTGGAGTCTTCTTCACCCCAATCCAGTAACAAATGCTTGGTATTTATTGACCAAATCATGATTAGATAGATGAACATTGACAATCCAGTTACTGACAAGCTGTTTTGATCAGAGAGAATTGTTCTTCTAGTTTTGAAAAAATGAAGATAATTCAGTAGTGTTCATGATGGAATCATCAATCATGGTTGAAATCCATCACAAAGAGCTTCCAAGATGCTTTCTGAGATTCCTCCGAACATACTTGCAGACACAGAGGTCTGGTTTAGGAAACTCAATACTGTATCTTCAGATGCTTCCTCGAAATCCTTCCTTCTTTTCATCACTAGATAGCCACTCAGCTCCCATGCTGCTGGATTCATTTGTGTTTCGACAATCTCCTGGCTAACTTCCCCACGAGACCGCTTCTCGGCAAAACACTGCAAGCTCAGTGTCAATGCAAAGATACTCATTGTATTAGATTTTAAGCGGCGAATCGTATGGAATTTACCTGGAGGAGGAGGAAAATTCTTCCACCAGAATCAGATATCAGGACATTGTAGGGGATGCCACTATCTTGCAAGAAAATACAGGCAGCCGAGACGGTATCTGAAAGATCCTTAAAGTTGCTTCCACCTGCAAATAGAAGACCTCTTACAGGATAATCTACAAGTCGAGAGATTTTGACCCCAGTTTTGAGGGTTGCAATAGTTTGAATTGGAGCCTTCTCGACTGCAAATGTTTCTGCAAGGTAGAAAGCCTGAAGCATTCGACAACCATGAGAGCTTATCTAAAATACCAACATTGTTTACGATAGGTATAGCTTAACCACCTGAAAATGGAGGTGATTAATGGTGGCAAAGGCACCCAAACTGTTGTAACCAACTCTGAAATAGGGAGTGTTGGCTTCCTTTGCCATGGACATAGCAAGAAAGAAGCTCTCCTTATTGATCCTTTGCGGTAAGCAGTCCAAAACACAAGGAATTAGGAGCACATGACCGTAGCCGATCGGGCTGACCTGCAAGGAGAAGAAAGTTCCTAAAACATCTAGTTGTAATCAAAACAAGTGAGCAAATTCTCGAACATTGATCGCGATAACATTTGGAGACTCTGACGTTATGACTGATGCATTGCCATTATCACTCTCTTGGAATCTAAATAGAACTTCCTCTTGCCCAATCTTTGTGAAATTGAACTTATTCTCATCAAAGGGTTGTAAAACTTCATCAATTCTAAACTCGGTCGGCCTTTTCTTGAGGTCGCGCCCTTCAATTAAGTGTGCAATGAAACCATATCTTCCTGGAATGCTCTGCAAGAAGAATGCAGTCAATTCTTCAAGAGAATTGAGTGACCAAAAATTAGCATGCTACCTTGGTTTCACAAGCGTTGGTATCATGATGGAATAAGCCTTTAACCTTGCGATCATCCCACTGCATTTCGAAGTTTCAACTCACAAAAGTGATTTCAGTTTCAGATATCAGAAAGAGATCTTCCTACCTGTTTGAAAAGACTTTCGAGGAAGTTTGCCTGCGGCTCAACCTTCCCCGCCTTGCTGAAACAATAAAGAGGAAGCCTAGTCCCTAGCCAATGAATTCAacaaactcaatttttttttctagaatcGAGTTGCTGATAAGGTTCGAGATCTGGCTATGACTTTACGACGAACACATGGCGGGCATCGCTCAGCCAGATCGAGTTTAGCAAATCTAAAAAAGTGGGTTTTCTTCCCTATCTCGGTAACAGATCGAATCGCTCTCGTGAAGCACAAaagcttttttaaaaaatcatttt
Coding sequences:
- the LOC122045310 gene encoding GDP-L-galactose phosphorylase 2-like, producing the protein MSSAHRPNDCHNGGDESGCGRHCLSRCCLRLGTRLPLYCFSKAGKVEPQANFLESLFKQWDDRKVKGLFHHDTNACETKSIPGRYGFIAHLIEGRDLKKRPTEFRIDEVLQPFDENKFNFTKIGQEEVLFRFQESDNGNASVITSESPNVIAINVSPIGYGHVLLIPCVLDCLPQRINKESFFLAMSMAKEANTPYFRVGYNSLGAFATINHLHFQAFYLAETFAVEKAPIQTIATLKTGVKISRLVDYPVRGLLFAGGSNFKDLSDTVSAACIFLQDSGIPYNVLISDSGGRIFLLLQCFAEKRSRGEVSQEIVETQMNPAAWELSGYLVMKRRKDFEEASEDTVLSFLNQTSVSASMFGGISESILEALCDGFQP